In Parus major isolate Abel chromosome 1, Parus_major1.1, whole genome shotgun sequence, the following proteins share a genomic window:
- the TTF2 gene encoding transcription termination factor 2 isoform X3: MKQRNGEESKAKGVKADNECVLVSHKEKKSTSDSSIKTVPLEELKNKKKSPTGSKSDPELQQTTVSQSKLCLSETRKGKNTLSEEEKYGGSDRESWKPSDCVDKEPGARSKVLPLSVGKQTTSTKPPGEEQLGGKSLKSCRDKETREKDCTSQKNGEMKPVSKEDTTSPAGAQSTSKHAALRGGAEAELPKAQLGPGLPQPPGEASGSDSDEVQFVCSSSGKSKPEKSVEIPTGKSGKSVQGTSLDAAASHHMEGPQDPKVLHNHLVVQLKQKKSTLATVNVQLLPDKGERLLKQVQDLEATLSALNISAADTSEKGQDSRSSSCHEEPLSNPVGRPGGTKLITPLPLQDPTAKASAGSHSHLLAAATLGSSGQSFGMAAGVQNLYGGRMTEDRLRAVHSAIFEAINNLHKSLESCPTEETAAEDPSGLKVPLLQHQKQALAWLLWRESQRPCGGILADDMGLGKTLTMIALILAQKQLKREKRKETLEVWLSKNDFTVIPSHGTLVICPASLIHHWKKEIERRVAFGKLRVYLYHGPNRDKHAEVLSGYDVVVTTYSLLSKEVPTSKEEGEVPAQDHDVGSGSSPCSPLLRVAWARIILDEAHNIKNPRVQTSIAVCKLRASARWAVTGTPIQNNLLDMYSLLRFLRCSPFDEYKVWKYQVDNNTRKGGERLSLLTRSLLLQRTKDQLDSAGKPLVSLPQRSTQLHQLKLTAEEQSVYNVLFARSRSTLQSYLKRQEQKNEGREYDGGNPFEKVAQEFGVSQKEFVAGSQSASQVSSTAHVLSMLLRLRQCCCHLSLLKVALDQVNLNSEGLALSIEEQLSALTLSELQTPDSKSTVYLNGTAFQTDIFDISRESTKIAQLLAELKTIQSHSPPQKSVVVSQWTSMLKVVAVHLQRLGLKYATVDGSVNPKQRMDVVEEFNNNPRGPQVMLVSLLAGGVGLNLTGGNHLFLLDMHWNPALEDQACDRIYRVGQQKDVVIHRFVCEGTVEEKILQLQKRKKGLAQEVLSGKGETFTKLTLADLKILFGI, from the exons atgaagcaaagaaatggagaggaaaGTAAAGCAAAAGGAGTTAAAGCAGACAATGAGTGTGTGCTGGTGTcacataaagaaaagaaatcaaccTCTGATTCTTCCATAAAAACAGTACCTCTAGAAGagctcaaaaataaaaagaaatcacccACAGGAAGTAAAAGTGACCCAGAACTTCAGCAGACTACAGTGTCTCAATCTAAACTTTGCCTTTCTGAGaccaggaaagggaaaaatacactttcagaggaagagaaatatgGTGGCAGTGACAGGGAATCCTGGAAGCCCTCTGATTGTGTGGACAAGGAGCCAGGAGCAAGATCAAAAGTCTTGCCACTAAGTGTTGGAAAGCAAACTACAAGTACCAAGCCTCcaggggaggagcagctgggaggaaaaaGCTTAAAAAGCTGTAGGGATAAAGAAACCAGAGAGAAAGATTGCACTAGTCAGAAGAATGGCGAAATGAAACCAGTGTCTAAGGAAGATACCACTtccccagcaggagcacagtCGACATCGAAGCATGCTGCCCTGAGAGGAGGGGCAGAGGCAGAATTGCCCAAGGCACAACTCGGGCCAGGGCTGCCACAGCCTCCTGGTGAAGCCTCTGGCAGTGACAGTGATGAAGTGCAATTTGTTTGTTCCTCATCAGGTAAAAGTAAACCTGAGAAATCAGTTGAGATTCCtacaggaaaatcaggaaagagTGTGCAGGGGACATCTTTGGATGCAGCAGCATCACATCACATGGAAGGACCCCAGGACCCTAAAGTGCTTCATAACCATCTTGTAGTccagctgaaacagaaaaag agtACATTGGCTACAGTGAACGTTCAGTTGCTGCCAGATAAAGGGGAACGGTTGTTAAAGCAAGTGCAAGATTTGGAAGCTACACTCAGTGCTCTtaacatttcagcagcagataCTAGTGAAAAAG GGCAAGatagcagaagcagcagctgccatgaAGAACCTTTGTCTAACCCAGTTGGCAGGCCAGGTGGTACGAAGCTGATAACACCGCTCCCGCTCCAGGATCCTACAGCAAAGGCCTCTGCAGGCTCACACAGTCACCTCTTGGCTGCTGCTACTTTGGGTTCCAGTGGCCAAAGTTTTGGAA TGGCTGCTGGTGTACAGAATCTGTATGGGGGAAGAATGACAGAAGACCGACTCAGGGCTGTACACAGTGCCATATTTGAGGCTATTAATAATCTTCACAAATCTCTAGAATCCTGTCCAACAGAGGAGACAGCAGCTGAAGATCCCTCTGGACTGAAG gtcccactgctgcagcaccagaAACAGGCACTTGCATGGCTCCTCTGGAGAGAGAGTCAGAGGCCGTGTGGAGGAATTCTGG CGGATGACATGGGCTTGGGGAAGACTCTAACGATGATTGCTCTCATTCTGGcccagaagcagctgaagagagagaagagaaaggagacaTTAGAAGTATGGCTATCCAAAAACG aCTTCACTGTCATCCCTTCCCATGGCACTTTAGTCATTTGTCCTGCATCCTTGATCCATCACTGGAAGAAAGAGATTGAGAGACGTGTGGCCTTTGGCAAACTGAGGGTCTATTTGTACCACGGGCCAAATCGAGATAAGCACGCAGAGGT GCTTTCTGGATATGATGTTGTTGTCACAACCTACAGCCTTCTCTCCAAGGAGGTTCCCACAAGCAAAGAGGAAGGGGAAGTCCCTGCTCAGGACCATGATGTGGGG agtgGATCATCTCCCTGTTCCCCTCTGCTCAGGGTAGCCTGGGCTCGAATTATATTGGATGAAGCTCACAATATTAAAAACCCACGGGTTCAAACCTCTATAGCTGTGTGCAAATTGAGAGCCAGTGCCAGATGGGCTGTCACTGGGACACCAATACAGAACAACTTGCTGGACATGTACTCTCTCCTGAG ATTTCTACGTTGCTCTCCTTTTGATGAATACAAAGTGTGGAAGTACCAGGTAGATAACAACAcaaggaagggaggggagaggcTAAGCCTCTTAACCAGGAGCCTCTTACTGCAGAGAACTAAGGACCAGCTGGATTCAGCTGGCAAGCCCCTG GTGTCTCTGCCCCAGCGTAGTACACAGTTGCATCAGTTAAAACTTACAGCAGAGGAGCAATCTGTGTACAATGTGCTCTTTGCAAGATCCAG GTCAACACTACAATCCTACTTAAAGAgacaagagcagaaaaatgaaggCAGAGAATATGATGGTGGTAATCCCTTTGAGAAAG TTGCACAAGAGTTTGGAGTCAGTCAAAAAGAATTTGTAGCAGGCTCACAAAGTGCTTCCCAGGTCTCAAGTACTGCCCATGTCTTGTCCATGCTCTTGAGGCTCCgtcagtgctgctgccatcTCTCCTTACTGAAAGTG GCTCTGGATCAAGTTAACTTGAACAGTGAAGGCCTTGCACTCTCCATTGAGGAACAGCTTAGTGCTTTGACACTGTCTGAGCTCCAGACTCCTGATTCCAAATCAACAGTCTACCTCAATGGCACAGCTTTTCAAACAGATATCTTTGACATCAGCAGGGAGAGCACCAAG ataGCTCAACTCTTGGCTGAATTGAAAACTATTCAGAGTCACTCACCGCCTCAGAAAAG TGTGGTTGTCTCTCAGTGGACGAGCATGCTCAAAGTTGTGGCTGTGCACCTGCAGCGCCTGGGGCTGAAGTATGCCACAGTGGATGGCTCTGTCAATCCCAAACAGAGGATGGATGTGGTGGAAGAGTTCAATAACAATCCCAGAGGGCCTCAG GTAATGTTGGTCTCGTTGCTGGCTGGAGGCGTTGGCCTGAACTTGACTGGAGGAAACCATCTCTTTCTCCTTGACATGCATTG GAATCCTGCTCTGGAGGACCAGGCGTGTGACCGCATTTACCGTGTGGGGCAGCAGAAGGATGTTGTGATACACAG gtttgtCTGTGAAGGAACAGTAGAAGAAAAGATCCTGCAActccagaagaggaaaaaaggtctTGCTCAGGAGGTTCTGTCAGGCAAAGGAGAGACCTTCACTAAGCTCACTCTGGCTGACCTCAAAATTCTCTTTGGCATCTAA
- the TTF2 gene encoding transcription termination factor 2 isoform X1, with product MEAVPCAEHGSLCFLKTGVRDGPNKGKSFYVCGTQGPDACSFVLPAPVPASHCLIHEGCVVELQVLVQQPDRDEYQLFYRCLKSKLNGKKWCGSVPWQDPKATKVSKPVETQPRTVPFFNPTSQRNPFKVLDKNCAPSSWEQMKQRNGEESKAKGVKADNECVLVSHKEKKSTSDSSIKTVPLEELKNKKKSPTGSKSDPELQQTTVSQSKLCLSETRKGKNTLSEEEKYGGSDRESWKPSDCVDKEPGARSKVLPLSVGKQTTSTKPPGEEQLGGKSLKSCRDKETREKDCTSQKNGEMKPVSKEDTTSPAGAQSTSKHAALRGGAEAELPKAQLGPGLPQPPGEASGSDSDEVQFVCSSSGKSKPEKSVEIPTGKSGKSVQGTSLDAAASHHMEGPQDPKVLHNHLVVQLKQKKSTLATVNVQLLPDKGERLLKQVQDLEATLSALNISAADTSEKGQDSRSSSCHEEPLSNPVGRPGGTKLITPLPLQDPTAKASAGSHSHLLAAATLGSSGQSFGMAAGVQNLYGGRMTEDRLRAVHSAIFEAINNLHKSLESCPTEETAAEDPSGLKVPLLQHQKQALAWLLWRESQRPCGGILADDMGLGKTLTMIALILAQKQLKREKRKETLEVWLSKNDFTVIPSHGTLVICPASLIHHWKKEIERRVAFGKLRVYLYHGPNRDKHAEVLSGYDVVVTTYSLLSKEVPTSKEEGEVPAQDHDVGSGSSPCSPLLRVAWARIILDEAHNIKNPRVQTSIAVCKLRASARWAVTGTPIQNNLLDMYSLLRFLRCSPFDEYKVWKYQVDNNTRKGGERLSLLTRSLLLQRTKDQLDSAGKPLVSLPQRSTQLHQLKLTAEEQSVYNVLFARSRSTLQSYLKRQEQKNEGREYDGGNPFEKVAQEFGVSQKEFVAGSQSASQVSSTAHVLSMLLRLRQCCCHLSLLKVALDQVNLNSEGLALSIEEQLSALTLSELQTPDSKSTVYLNGTAFQTDIFDISRESTKIAQLLAELKTIQSHSPPQKSVVVSQWTSMLKVVAVHLQRLGLKYATVDGSVNPKQRMDVVEEFNNNPRGPQVMLVSLLAGGVGLNLTGGNHLFLLDMHWNPALEDQACDRIYRVGQQKDVVIHRFVCEGTVEEKILQLQKRKKGLAQEVLSGKGETFTKLTLADLKILFGI from the exons AGGGGTGCGTGGTGGAGCTGCAAGTCCTGGTTCAGCAGCCGGACAGAGATGAATACCA GTTGTTTTACCGGTGCCTTAAGAGTAAGTTGAATGGGAAGAAATGGTGTGGAAGTGTCCCATGGCAG GATCCAAAAGCTACCAAAGTGTCAAAACCCGTGGAAACCCAGCCCAGGACAGTACCTTTCTTCAATCCCACTAGCCAAAGAAATCCATTCAAAGTACTAGACAAGAATTGTGCTCCATCATCCTGGGAACaaatgaagcaaagaaatggagaggaaaGTAAAGCAAAAGGAGTTAAAGCAGACAATGAGTGTGTGCTGGTGTcacataaagaaaagaaatcaaccTCTGATTCTTCCATAAAAACAGTACCTCTAGAAGagctcaaaaataaaaagaaatcacccACAGGAAGTAAAAGTGACCCAGAACTTCAGCAGACTACAGTGTCTCAATCTAAACTTTGCCTTTCTGAGaccaggaaagggaaaaatacactttcagaggaagagaaatatgGTGGCAGTGACAGGGAATCCTGGAAGCCCTCTGATTGTGTGGACAAGGAGCCAGGAGCAAGATCAAAAGTCTTGCCACTAAGTGTTGGAAAGCAAACTACAAGTACCAAGCCTCcaggggaggagcagctgggaggaaaaaGCTTAAAAAGCTGTAGGGATAAAGAAACCAGAGAGAAAGATTGCACTAGTCAGAAGAATGGCGAAATGAAACCAGTGTCTAAGGAAGATACCACTtccccagcaggagcacagtCGACATCGAAGCATGCTGCCCTGAGAGGAGGGGCAGAGGCAGAATTGCCCAAGGCACAACTCGGGCCAGGGCTGCCACAGCCTCCTGGTGAAGCCTCTGGCAGTGACAGTGATGAAGTGCAATTTGTTTGTTCCTCATCAGGTAAAAGTAAACCTGAGAAATCAGTTGAGATTCCtacaggaaaatcaggaaagagTGTGCAGGGGACATCTTTGGATGCAGCAGCATCACATCACATGGAAGGACCCCAGGACCCTAAAGTGCTTCATAACCATCTTGTAGTccagctgaaacagaaaaag agtACATTGGCTACAGTGAACGTTCAGTTGCTGCCAGATAAAGGGGAACGGTTGTTAAAGCAAGTGCAAGATTTGGAAGCTACACTCAGTGCTCTtaacatttcagcagcagataCTAGTGAAAAAG GGCAAGatagcagaagcagcagctgccatgaAGAACCTTTGTCTAACCCAGTTGGCAGGCCAGGTGGTACGAAGCTGATAACACCGCTCCCGCTCCAGGATCCTACAGCAAAGGCCTCTGCAGGCTCACACAGTCACCTCTTGGCTGCTGCTACTTTGGGTTCCAGTGGCCAAAGTTTTGGAA TGGCTGCTGGTGTACAGAATCTGTATGGGGGAAGAATGACAGAAGACCGACTCAGGGCTGTACACAGTGCCATATTTGAGGCTATTAATAATCTTCACAAATCTCTAGAATCCTGTCCAACAGAGGAGACAGCAGCTGAAGATCCCTCTGGACTGAAG gtcccactgctgcagcaccagaAACAGGCACTTGCATGGCTCCTCTGGAGAGAGAGTCAGAGGCCGTGTGGAGGAATTCTGG CGGATGACATGGGCTTGGGGAAGACTCTAACGATGATTGCTCTCATTCTGGcccagaagcagctgaagagagagaagagaaaggagacaTTAGAAGTATGGCTATCCAAAAACG aCTTCACTGTCATCCCTTCCCATGGCACTTTAGTCATTTGTCCTGCATCCTTGATCCATCACTGGAAGAAAGAGATTGAGAGACGTGTGGCCTTTGGCAAACTGAGGGTCTATTTGTACCACGGGCCAAATCGAGATAAGCACGCAGAGGT GCTTTCTGGATATGATGTTGTTGTCACAACCTACAGCCTTCTCTCCAAGGAGGTTCCCACAAGCAAAGAGGAAGGGGAAGTCCCTGCTCAGGACCATGATGTGGGG agtgGATCATCTCCCTGTTCCCCTCTGCTCAGGGTAGCCTGGGCTCGAATTATATTGGATGAAGCTCACAATATTAAAAACCCACGGGTTCAAACCTCTATAGCTGTGTGCAAATTGAGAGCCAGTGCCAGATGGGCTGTCACTGGGACACCAATACAGAACAACTTGCTGGACATGTACTCTCTCCTGAG ATTTCTACGTTGCTCTCCTTTTGATGAATACAAAGTGTGGAAGTACCAGGTAGATAACAACAcaaggaagggaggggagaggcTAAGCCTCTTAACCAGGAGCCTCTTACTGCAGAGAACTAAGGACCAGCTGGATTCAGCTGGCAAGCCCCTG GTGTCTCTGCCCCAGCGTAGTACACAGTTGCATCAGTTAAAACTTACAGCAGAGGAGCAATCTGTGTACAATGTGCTCTTTGCAAGATCCAG GTCAACACTACAATCCTACTTAAAGAgacaagagcagaaaaatgaaggCAGAGAATATGATGGTGGTAATCCCTTTGAGAAAG TTGCACAAGAGTTTGGAGTCAGTCAAAAAGAATTTGTAGCAGGCTCACAAAGTGCTTCCCAGGTCTCAAGTACTGCCCATGTCTTGTCCATGCTCTTGAGGCTCCgtcagtgctgctgccatcTCTCCTTACTGAAAGTG GCTCTGGATCAAGTTAACTTGAACAGTGAAGGCCTTGCACTCTCCATTGAGGAACAGCTTAGTGCTTTGACACTGTCTGAGCTCCAGACTCCTGATTCCAAATCAACAGTCTACCTCAATGGCACAGCTTTTCAAACAGATATCTTTGACATCAGCAGGGAGAGCACCAAG ataGCTCAACTCTTGGCTGAATTGAAAACTATTCAGAGTCACTCACCGCCTCAGAAAAG TGTGGTTGTCTCTCAGTGGACGAGCATGCTCAAAGTTGTGGCTGTGCACCTGCAGCGCCTGGGGCTGAAGTATGCCACAGTGGATGGCTCTGTCAATCCCAAACAGAGGATGGATGTGGTGGAAGAGTTCAATAACAATCCCAGAGGGCCTCAG GTAATGTTGGTCTCGTTGCTGGCTGGAGGCGTTGGCCTGAACTTGACTGGAGGAAACCATCTCTTTCTCCTTGACATGCATTG GAATCCTGCTCTGGAGGACCAGGCGTGTGACCGCATTTACCGTGTGGGGCAGCAGAAGGATGTTGTGATACACAG gtttgtCTGTGAAGGAACAGTAGAAGAAAAGATCCTGCAActccagaagaggaaaaaaggtctTGCTCAGGAGGTTCTGTCAGGCAAAGGAGAGACCTTCACTAAGCTCACTCTGGCTGACCTCAAAATTCTCTTTGGCATCTAA
- the TTF2 gene encoding transcription termination factor 2 isoform X2, with protein MEAVPCAEHGSLCFLKTGVRDGPNKGKSFYVCGTQGPDACSFVLPAPVPASHCLIHEGCVVELQVLVQQPDRDEYQLFYRCLKSKLNGKKWCGSVPWQDPKATKVSKPVETQPRTVPFFNPTSQRNPFKVLDKNCAPSSWEQMKQRNGEESKAKGVKADNECVLVSHKEKKSTSDSSIKTVPLEELKNKKKSPTGSKSDPELQQTTVSQSKLCLSETRKGKNTLSEEEKYGGSDRESWKPSDCVDKEPGARSKVLPLSVGKQTTSTKPPGEEQLGGKSLKSCRDKETREKDCTSQKNGEMKPVSKEDTTSPAGAQSTSKHAALRGGAEAELPKAQLGPGLPQPPGEASGSDSDEVQFVCSSSGKSKPEKSVEIPTGKSGKSVQGTSLDAAASHHMEGPQDPKVLHNHLVVQLKQKKSTLATVNVQLLPDKGERLLKQVQDLEATLSALNISAADTSEKVGRPGGTKLITPLPLQDPTAKASAGSHSHLLAAATLGSSGQSFGMAAGVQNLYGGRMTEDRLRAVHSAIFEAINNLHKSLESCPTEETAAEDPSGLKVPLLQHQKQALAWLLWRESQRPCGGILADDMGLGKTLTMIALILAQKQLKREKRKETLEVWLSKNDFTVIPSHGTLVICPASLIHHWKKEIERRVAFGKLRVYLYHGPNRDKHAEVLSGYDVVVTTYSLLSKEVPTSKEEGEVPAQDHDVGSGSSPCSPLLRVAWARIILDEAHNIKNPRVQTSIAVCKLRASARWAVTGTPIQNNLLDMYSLLRFLRCSPFDEYKVWKYQVDNNTRKGGERLSLLTRSLLLQRTKDQLDSAGKPLVSLPQRSTQLHQLKLTAEEQSVYNVLFARSRSTLQSYLKRQEQKNEGREYDGGNPFEKVAQEFGVSQKEFVAGSQSASQVSSTAHVLSMLLRLRQCCCHLSLLKVALDQVNLNSEGLALSIEEQLSALTLSELQTPDSKSTVYLNGTAFQTDIFDISRESTKIAQLLAELKTIQSHSPPQKSVVVSQWTSMLKVVAVHLQRLGLKYATVDGSVNPKQRMDVVEEFNNNPRGPQVMLVSLLAGGVGLNLTGGNHLFLLDMHWNPALEDQACDRIYRVGQQKDVVIHRFVCEGTVEEKILQLQKRKKGLAQEVLSGKGETFTKLTLADLKILFGI; from the exons AGGGGTGCGTGGTGGAGCTGCAAGTCCTGGTTCAGCAGCCGGACAGAGATGAATACCA GTTGTTTTACCGGTGCCTTAAGAGTAAGTTGAATGGGAAGAAATGGTGTGGAAGTGTCCCATGGCAG GATCCAAAAGCTACCAAAGTGTCAAAACCCGTGGAAACCCAGCCCAGGACAGTACCTTTCTTCAATCCCACTAGCCAAAGAAATCCATTCAAAGTACTAGACAAGAATTGTGCTCCATCATCCTGGGAACaaatgaagcaaagaaatggagaggaaaGTAAAGCAAAAGGAGTTAAAGCAGACAATGAGTGTGTGCTGGTGTcacataaagaaaagaaatcaaccTCTGATTCTTCCATAAAAACAGTACCTCTAGAAGagctcaaaaataaaaagaaatcacccACAGGAAGTAAAAGTGACCCAGAACTTCAGCAGACTACAGTGTCTCAATCTAAACTTTGCCTTTCTGAGaccaggaaagggaaaaatacactttcagaggaagagaaatatgGTGGCAGTGACAGGGAATCCTGGAAGCCCTCTGATTGTGTGGACAAGGAGCCAGGAGCAAGATCAAAAGTCTTGCCACTAAGTGTTGGAAAGCAAACTACAAGTACCAAGCCTCcaggggaggagcagctgggaggaaaaaGCTTAAAAAGCTGTAGGGATAAAGAAACCAGAGAGAAAGATTGCACTAGTCAGAAGAATGGCGAAATGAAACCAGTGTCTAAGGAAGATACCACTtccccagcaggagcacagtCGACATCGAAGCATGCTGCCCTGAGAGGAGGGGCAGAGGCAGAATTGCCCAAGGCACAACTCGGGCCAGGGCTGCCACAGCCTCCTGGTGAAGCCTCTGGCAGTGACAGTGATGAAGTGCAATTTGTTTGTTCCTCATCAGGTAAAAGTAAACCTGAGAAATCAGTTGAGATTCCtacaggaaaatcaggaaagagTGTGCAGGGGACATCTTTGGATGCAGCAGCATCACATCACATGGAAGGACCCCAGGACCCTAAAGTGCTTCATAACCATCTTGTAGTccagctgaaacagaaaaag agtACATTGGCTACAGTGAACGTTCAGTTGCTGCCAGATAAAGGGGAACGGTTGTTAAAGCAAGTGCAAGATTTGGAAGCTACACTCAGTGCTCTtaacatttcagcagcagataCTAGTGAAAAAG TTGGCAGGCCAGGTGGTACGAAGCTGATAACACCGCTCCCGCTCCAGGATCCTACAGCAAAGGCCTCTGCAGGCTCACACAGTCACCTCTTGGCTGCTGCTACTTTGGGTTCCAGTGGCCAAAGTTTTGGAA TGGCTGCTGGTGTACAGAATCTGTATGGGGGAAGAATGACAGAAGACCGACTCAGGGCTGTACACAGTGCCATATTTGAGGCTATTAATAATCTTCACAAATCTCTAGAATCCTGTCCAACAGAGGAGACAGCAGCTGAAGATCCCTCTGGACTGAAG gtcccactgctgcagcaccagaAACAGGCACTTGCATGGCTCCTCTGGAGAGAGAGTCAGAGGCCGTGTGGAGGAATTCTGG CGGATGACATGGGCTTGGGGAAGACTCTAACGATGATTGCTCTCATTCTGGcccagaagcagctgaagagagagaagagaaaggagacaTTAGAAGTATGGCTATCCAAAAACG aCTTCACTGTCATCCCTTCCCATGGCACTTTAGTCATTTGTCCTGCATCCTTGATCCATCACTGGAAGAAAGAGATTGAGAGACGTGTGGCCTTTGGCAAACTGAGGGTCTATTTGTACCACGGGCCAAATCGAGATAAGCACGCAGAGGT GCTTTCTGGATATGATGTTGTTGTCACAACCTACAGCCTTCTCTCCAAGGAGGTTCCCACAAGCAAAGAGGAAGGGGAAGTCCCTGCTCAGGACCATGATGTGGGG agtgGATCATCTCCCTGTTCCCCTCTGCTCAGGGTAGCCTGGGCTCGAATTATATTGGATGAAGCTCACAATATTAAAAACCCACGGGTTCAAACCTCTATAGCTGTGTGCAAATTGAGAGCCAGTGCCAGATGGGCTGTCACTGGGACACCAATACAGAACAACTTGCTGGACATGTACTCTCTCCTGAG ATTTCTACGTTGCTCTCCTTTTGATGAATACAAAGTGTGGAAGTACCAGGTAGATAACAACAcaaggaagggaggggagaggcTAAGCCTCTTAACCAGGAGCCTCTTACTGCAGAGAACTAAGGACCAGCTGGATTCAGCTGGCAAGCCCCTG GTGTCTCTGCCCCAGCGTAGTACACAGTTGCATCAGTTAAAACTTACAGCAGAGGAGCAATCTGTGTACAATGTGCTCTTTGCAAGATCCAG GTCAACACTACAATCCTACTTAAAGAgacaagagcagaaaaatgaaggCAGAGAATATGATGGTGGTAATCCCTTTGAGAAAG TTGCACAAGAGTTTGGAGTCAGTCAAAAAGAATTTGTAGCAGGCTCACAAAGTGCTTCCCAGGTCTCAAGTACTGCCCATGTCTTGTCCATGCTCTTGAGGCTCCgtcagtgctgctgccatcTCTCCTTACTGAAAGTG GCTCTGGATCAAGTTAACTTGAACAGTGAAGGCCTTGCACTCTCCATTGAGGAACAGCTTAGTGCTTTGACACTGTCTGAGCTCCAGACTCCTGATTCCAAATCAACAGTCTACCTCAATGGCACAGCTTTTCAAACAGATATCTTTGACATCAGCAGGGAGAGCACCAAG ataGCTCAACTCTTGGCTGAATTGAAAACTATTCAGAGTCACTCACCGCCTCAGAAAAG TGTGGTTGTCTCTCAGTGGACGAGCATGCTCAAAGTTGTGGCTGTGCACCTGCAGCGCCTGGGGCTGAAGTATGCCACAGTGGATGGCTCTGTCAATCCCAAACAGAGGATGGATGTGGTGGAAGAGTTCAATAACAATCCCAGAGGGCCTCAG GTAATGTTGGTCTCGTTGCTGGCTGGAGGCGTTGGCCTGAACTTGACTGGAGGAAACCATCTCTTTCTCCTTGACATGCATTG GAATCCTGCTCTGGAGGACCAGGCGTGTGACCGCATTTACCGTGTGGGGCAGCAGAAGGATGTTGTGATACACAG gtttgtCTGTGAAGGAACAGTAGAAGAAAAGATCCTGCAActccagaagaggaaaaaaggtctTGCTCAGGAGGTTCTGTCAGGCAAAGGAGAGACCTTCACTAAGCTCACTCTGGCTGACCTCAAAATTCTCTTTGGCATCTAA